The region TCCGTGCAGTTTGCCGGGCCTGCGAAGACCGCCCGGCCCGGCCGGACGATGGGAGCGGATCCGCTGGCCCCCTCCGGCATCGCCGGGGCCAGCGACCTAGTGATCTGGTCCGGAGATCCTGTCGCAGTAGCGGCAGATCCGGTCGATGATCTGGTCGGCTGTCTTGGTCCAGCGGAACGGGCGGGCCTGTTCGTTCCAGACCTCGATCCCCGGAGACCCGGACCGAGCCATCCCCCTACTGGAGGCCACCGTCACCCAGTACGAGCAGACGCTGGGCGACACCCACCCCGACACCCTGCAAAGCCGCCACAGCCTCGTCGACGCCCGAGAAGAAGCCGAGACCGCACGAGAATCAGGCACAGGAACCGTGCCAGCCGACCGTAACCACGAGCACCCCTTACACCTGCCCGAGCAACCAGAGTGACCGTCAGCAACCGGTCTAGCACGGTTCACAGAAGCAGCCGCCGTCGGATCGGAGAGTGACCAACGGGCCATCCGGCGGTTCGGGTCTGACTCCAGCGTGTGTTGCAGGACGCGAGTCCCCAAAAAATGTTGGAGCGCGTCGGCGAAGCTGACCTCTCAATCTCCGCAGGAGCCGAAGGCGACTCCAGATCTACTGTGACTCACTCGAACGTGCCCTCGCCCCACTACGGACCCGCTCCCTAACCGATACGCACTATCTGCGATACACGAGGGCATCGCACGCCTTCAACGATCAAGGAACTCGCTGCTCAGGGAGCGTTCGCAAGTCGAACTCTGATTGTGCTCCGGAGCCGTGTGCGCAGGTTCGAATCCTGCCGGGGGCACAGAAGCCGGACCAGCGCGATCAACCCGCTGACCAGCCAAAGTGCCAGACGATAAGAGCCGGACCCAGTCCTACTGGGTCCGGCTCTTTGTCATTGTTACGCACTGATCGCGAGTGAGCAGCGAGTGGGTTTCAGGAACCTGAAGGCCAGTAGCGGACGGCGGGTCACGGGCGTGCTGTGGGTGTCCGAGCTCAGGGCAGTGGAGTGGTCGAGAACATCAGGCATCTTTGGCTCAGCACTGGCACTCGCTGTCGTCCCGATAGCCGATCTCGGAAGCGTCGGCTTGGCGGCTCTTGCTTCGGCAGGCCCTGCACGTGCCCGGAACTGTGGCTTCCATCATGGCGAATGTGATCTTGTCCTGGTGAGATCGCCGGATGCTCGGTTTCCTCCTCCGTCTCCTGCCGTTTTGGGTCCGCGAGCCCCTGCTCATCGCGGTCGGGTCTGTTCTCGGCGTACGCATCATGTATCTCGCCGTCCGCGATCACGATCGGGTCGCGGCCGGTCTCGGCGTGGTGTTCCTCGTGTTCACCGCAATACGTGTCTACGCGGTGATCCGGGCCCTGCGCGCACGCCGGAACCCGAGTCCGACAGCCTCCGCAGACCGGGCGGCAGTTGATGCTGCCGCCCAGCCCCAGCCTCAGGCCCAGGCCGGAACCGGGCCGCGTCCCAGCCCGGGCACTCCGGAGAAGGAGCACAACGCATGGAGCCAGGCCGTCGCGGCCGTGGCCGTGTTCGGGGCACTCGCGGCCGCGCTGTGGGTGGCCCCACGCTTCATGCCGTCCGGCGACAACGCCCCGCAGCTCGCCTCGTGTTCGGGCGGGGCACACGAGGAGCTTCCGAAGGCCTACAAGGACACGCCCCAGCCTGTGACCGGTGAAGAGCTGTGCAAGGCGCTCAACCGGCCAGACCTGGCCAAGCTCCTTGGAACGCCTGGAGAGACCGCGACCACTGTTTCCAGCACCAACAACACCGCTCCTCTGACTGATGGAAAGGTCGCCCAACCGGAGGCCGAGGTCACGTTCGACACGTACACCGTGAATGTCTCGGCCACTTACAACGAGCTGTCGACCGCCCAGTACGTGAAGCTGATGAAGTTCGGGGATGAGAAGGACATCAAGACGCTCACGGTTCTCGGTCGGCCCGCGGTCCTCTCCTCGGATCACACCATGAAGCTCGAGATCAATCTCGGGAGTGGCGGATCCGGCGGACCCGTCGAACAAGGCCCCCTGGCCAGGACGCTGTCCGTGGCCCTGGACCGTAATGACCGAGGCGGCTACTGCGACATCACCGTGTGGAGCACGTCCGGAGCCCTCCCGAACGACAGCGTTCTCCTCAACATCGCCGAGAAGGTTCTTCCGAGGATCCCCGAACGACCTGTCCGATGAGACGCCGAAAAGCGATGGATGGCCTCGGGAGAGTTGCCCGCACGGCGGGCGACCTCCGCTACCGGAACCCGCTGGAGACCCCTCGCGAGACCGCGCTGGAACTGGCCACCGAGGACGGCGCCCCACCGCCCGAGCCGCTGCCGCACAGCTACCGCGAGATCCTCGCCCTCTTCGAGCAGAACGGGGACGGGCCGCGCGCCAGGGATGTCTGCCGCACCCTCGGCCTCGGCACCGAGCCGCGGCACACCGAAGGCATGCGCGCCAAGCTGAAAAGCCCGGTCAACCGCGACATCCCCGCCGAACCCGAACCCAGCCTGTTCACCCTTACCCAGCCGACACCGGACACCCCGGAGACCGACTCAAGCTGACGGCAGACGAAGACCCACAGAACACCCACTCAGTGATCGAGCCAGGCTGCGTCACCGTCCTCATCAAGTGCCTTTGCGATCTTCGCGTTGGCTGCTTCCTCGTGACCATCGACGTAAGTGGTATCGACGACGGATCACTTCCGGCGAGTTACCCACCCGGCGGCGACCTCAGCGATCGGAACCCCGGCGTTCAGCCACGCGTAGTACACGCGTGCCGCAGGTCGCAGGGGCGCCCAGCCAACGGCTTCACGTCGAGGGACCAAGGCGAGACGCGGTACTGGTCGTGGTCGTACCGCGGTCGCCGGGCACAGCGTCGGGGCGGCGCCTGGGCCGGCACGTTTGCCCCGCACCGGTGGGACCGCCCGGACGAGCGGAATGAGCCGGTTAGGAGTGTCCCGCCGTCGGGCCGCAGTGCGCGCGGCGGCGGGTTGTTCTAGCGTCGAACAGAGGAGGGGCAGTCCTGCCGAGCCGCCGGGTGGGGGCCCGAGGCCACGGTCGTACGCCGGGCGCGTCCGCTGCTCGGCGCCTTGAATCCGCGAATCCCCGACCAGCCCCGGAGAGCAGGTGCCTGCCATGCACACGGCGGCCCGTATCACCGGTGTCCTCACCGGTTTGACCCTCACACTCGGCGGCGTGGCCTTCGCCGCCCCCGCCGCCCACGCGGACATCCCGGCCTGCACGAACATGGTCAAACAAACAGGCGTCGAAGTCTCGGACGCCGTCAGAATCGCGTGCACCCAAGGTGTGCACGGTGACCTGCAGGGCTGTGCGAGCGCCCTGACCCAGGTCGGCACGCCGGGCGGCGCCGCGAGCGGTGCCTGCCGACTGGCGGCCAACCCCCCGTGACGGCCGCTGCCGGCATACGCCACCTCGGGCGTCGCGGGCGAGGTAGATCTTCGTTGCCAGTCCGCCGCAGGACCCGACCGCCGCTCGCCGCACCGGGGCAGGACTCTTTCGGGGCACTCGCCAGGGATCAGCAGAAAGCAAGGGCTGACCAGGACGGATGCCGATGCGAGAGAGCGGGAGTCGGATTTGCCGGCTCCCGCTCTTTCTTGTTGTGTCTCGCTGTTCGCGACACACCTCCGGCACACCTTCGGACGGACGGACGTATGAAGCGCCCCCTGTGGCCTAGAGCCTGCGGCTCAGCCGACCGTCCACTTCTGGTTGGCGCCGCCCGAGCAGGTCCAGATCTGCAGCCGGGTGCCGTTGGCCGAGTTGTTGCCCGTCACGTCCAGACATTTGTTCGCCTGCGGGTTCACGATGTCGTTCGCCGAGGAGACGGCCCACTTCTGGTTCGGTCCGCCCGCGCAGTCCCACAACTGGACCGTCGAGCCGTCCGCCGTCCCGTTGCCGGTGACGTCGAGGCACTTGCCGAGCGCGCGGATCGTCCCGTCCGAGCCGACGGTCCACTGCTGGGCGGCGGTGCCGTTGCAGTCGTAGAGCTGTACGGGGGTGCCGTTGGCGGAGTTCGCCGCGGCGACGTCCACGCACTTCCCGGCGAGCCCTCTGATCGCGACGCCGGCGGCCGTGTCGCCCGTGGTCACCGACACCGAGTCCACCAGTAGTTGCTGCGGGAAGGCGGTGGAGCTGTCCGGGTCGCCCGGCCAGTAGCCGCCCACCGCCAGGTTCAGGATCAGGAAGAACGGCTTGTTGAACACCCAGGCCTTGCCGCTCAGGTCGGCGGGTGTGCGCCGCTGGTAGACGGTCCCGTCCACCGACCATGTGATCGAGTCGGGAGCCCAGTCCACGGCGAAGGTGTGGAAGGCGTCGGCGAAGGCCTGGCCGCCGGGCAGGGAGTAGGCCGCGCCTATGCCGCCCGAGCCGGAGTAGCCCGGGCCGTGGATCGTGCCGTGGACCGTGGAGGGCTCGTAGCCGACGTTCTCCATGACGTCGATCTCGCCCGAGTCCGGCCAGTTGACCGGTGTGCCGAGCATCCAGAACGCGGGCCACATGCCCTGCCCGCGCGGGATCTTCATCCGGGCCTCGACGTGCCCGTACTGGGCGTTGAACTTCCCGGCCGTGTTCAGACGGGCCGATGTGTACTGGCAAGTCCCGTACCAGCACTGGTAGTTGGCCGGGTTCTCCCGGCGGGCCGTGATGACCAGATGCCCCTGACCGTCCAGGGCTGCATTTTTGTTGCCCGACGTGTAGTACTGCCGCTCGTGGTTGTTGACGTTGTCGCCGGTCTCGATCTGCCACTTCGAGGAGTCGACGGCCGCTCCGGCGGGCCCGTCGAAAGTGTCGGAGAACGTCACGGCGGCGGCCCCGACACTCGGGGTGTCCGCCCGTGCCGGGCCGATCGCGGCGGTCGCGACCAACATGGCGGAGAGGGCGGCGAGGAGACATCTGCGGAGCGATCGTGGCGAGACCACGGCTCTCCCTTCCGGCGCACGGGTGCGCCGAGCGAGGTGGGGGGTGAGTGCGTCGCCTCTTGATTTAAGAAGTGAGATAAGGGGGCGTCAATAGTTTGGTACGGACCAAATGCTGAAGGGGTGAGGTGCGTCATGCCGTATTCGGCGTCAACGATGCCCGGCGACGGCGACCCCCTTGAGGCATACCTGCATGATTGCCTCACCCCAGCCGTCGGTACCAGGGCCGCCCTGCGATTCGAGGGAGGCAACTGTGCGCGAGCGACGGCCAGTTGACTCCTCGAACAACCCAAGGCCCGGGGGCCGCTACGAAGAGAAGCTCAGGCTCCCCGAGGACCATGCGCAAGGGCCCCGTGTCCTCCTTGGGGCGTCGGCGATCCGTACGTCAGTACTCCGCCGTCGACTTCATCGGCTTCCTCGTAACGCACGAGCGCACGGAGGTTGCTCACCAGACGCGCGTGCGTATGTTTGGTGCCTGAGTGGTCCTTTCCGACCGCGCGTGAATGTCCCGGTACAGGGTCAGCGCCATCCGGTGCCACCCCAGCCCGACCTGTCTGCACGATGCCGCCGGAGTCAGGGCGCGTACTGGCACACCGTGATCGACCCGGTGGGAACGCCGCTCCTGGTGCCGCAGCCGATCTTCCCGTAGCTCTCGTTGATCATGTTGTAGTAGTGACCCCATTTCTGGTAGCCGGGGCTGTCGGTGTCATGGTTGGGGTCGGCCTCGTAGGCAGCCTTCTCGCTTGCCCATCGGCCTGTGGCCGAGGACGCCGGAGAGGACGAAATGTTTTCAGCGGCATTGCTCGTCGGACCATGGTGCAGCTTGCCGCCCGCAGTGGATGCCGGGTCGTCCGCCCAGTCCTGGGCTGCCTTGGCGAGCGAGTCGTCCCAGGTCAAAGGCGACTGGCCGGCCTGTTGGCGCACGCTGTTGGTCTCGGAGACGATGGCGTGTTGATCGGAGGGGCCGACGTTGGAGACGGTCGCGGAAGCGCCCGTCTCCAATACCGTGCCACCGGTCAACAGCACCGCTGCGACGACGGTCGCGGCGCGACGGTGCAGCAGAAAGAGGTTCTTCATTGCGACTCCCTGGCCGCACGGAAAACAGCAAACTCCCTGGCCGCAAAGGAAACAGCAGCGGCGAGAAGGCCTGCTGGGGAGTGTCGGCGTGGAGCACGGCCGCCACGGAAGCGAGCCGCACCGCCGACTCATGCCGTGGCCAGACAGCCATCGGCGACAAAATGGTCTCGTCGGCGGCCGCATGACCGCATTCGGTACGACCAGCCTATCCCCGGGGCGCCTGTGCAACGAACGGAGACGGCGACCGGGGAAACAGCTGGGTTGCGGGGAAGTGCGGCTGAGTATCCAAGGACGTGACTCGATTACGGACGCGGCGAGTTCGACGCATGCGGCATTGGGTCCGGCTCCGCGTTGTGGCGAAGGTTGTGCCGAGGCGATCGGGCAGGAGGACTGGGAGCCCAGCGACGGACTCAAGATCGAACTCGGTAGATCGAAATTGGTAGATCGAACTCGGTAGATCGAAATTGGTAGATCGAACTCGGTAGATCGAAATTGGTAGATCGAACTCGGTAGAGGCTCAGCCGTGCCAGATGGCTCGGACCTCTTCGGCGTACTCGGCCGCCTGGCGTAGCCCTGCCTGGGCCGCGCCCGGAATGCGGGACGCGTCCAGGGCGTTGCGGCCGAACGCTCGGCGAGCCGCTCGGTCCGGGACCAGCAGGGCGGCCCGGGTGCCGCCCGCCTCCAGGGAGGCCACCTGGTCGAAGGCGCTCGGGGTCGCACCCGGCACGGTGGGGATCGGGGCCAGGACCACAACCCGTCGGCAGTCGTGTGCCAAGTCGGCGTTGGTCGTGGAGCGTACGCCCCCGTCCATCCAGCGGCCCGCCCCGATCGCGATCGGCGGGAACAGCGGCGGCAGGGCGCACGTGGCCGACATCGCCGTCACCAGGTCGACCCCGCTGTCGGCGCCGAAGCCGGCCGGCTCGCCGGTGAGCGCGTCCACCGCGAACAGCCGCACGGGCCGCTCCGGCCAGTCCCGAACCGGCAGTTGGGGGCGGATCGCGTCGAAGACGTCGGCCTCCGTCACGTCGCGCACGTTCAGGGAGAGCCGGCCCAGCCGCTTGACCACGGTCGCCGGATCGCGCGAACCGAGCGCGGCCCACAGGTACTTGACCATCATGACGAAGGTGAAGTCCACCTCCATCATGGCTCGCTTCCGGGCGACCTGTACCTCGTACAAGTCGGCGGGCGCCGCCCCTGCTGCCAGTTCCACGGCGAGCAGCGAGCCGGCCGACGTGCCGGCGAGCACGTCGGCACCGCCGAGGTCCAGCCCGGCGTCGGCCAGTCCCGCCAGCATGCCGACCTGCCATGCGTACGCGGTCAGGCCGCCCCCGCCCAACACCAGCGCCGTATCCGTCACGTCCACCCTCCCCACTAACGGGGACTGATCCCCGTTTCCCACCCCGACGCTAGCATGGAAACGGGGAGCGTTCCCCGCTTCTGCCCGATCCGCATCCACTCCGCGACTCGCACACCCGTCCGCCGCTCGAGCGGACCCGCGCGGGGTGACCGGCCGACAGGGATGTGCGATGAAATAGGCGATTATGGGTGGATCCTGCTGACATAGTGCGGCCATGGAGATCCACGACCCCCGGCAGCCGAATCAGTTCCGTGGCCTGCGGCGCCTGCGTGGTCTCCGTGGTCTCCGTGGTCTCGGCACCCGCCATACCCGCCGTGCGGCCCTCCTCCTCGCCCTCACCGGCGCCATCGGGATCGGCGGTGCCGTCGTTCTCGTCGGCGCTCTCCCCCACGGAGACCACCCCTCCCCCGCCCACCCAGGCACCCTCGCCACCACCACCCCCTCCGCCGGATCACCCGGCGCGGCCCCCTCCCCCGGCGCCCCGGGTATCGGCGACCCGCTGCTGCCGCTCGACGGCAACGGGGGGTACACGGTCCGCCGCTACACGCTCGCCTTCGACTGGCGGGCGCCCAGGACGCGCTTCGACGCCAGTACGACCATCAGCGCGAGCGCCACGCAGGCCCTGTCCCGCTTCGACCTCGACTTCGCGGGCAACACGCTGCACTCGGTCACCGTGGACGACGTACCGGCGAGGGCCGTACGCGACGGTGACGAGCTCGTCGTCACCCCCGCGAAGCCGATCCCCCAGGGCGGCGCGTTCACCGTGCGGGTCTCCTACACCGCCGACCCGACGCAGCGACGGCATCGCGGCGACGCGATCGGGGACTACGGCTGGGTGCCCACGTCCGACGGCACCGTGCTCTATCCGCAGCCCGACGGGGCCAAGATGATCTTCCCGGCGAACGACCATCCGAGCCTGCGGGCGCCGGTCACCTTCCTCGTCACCACTCCACCGGGCGTCAGCGTGGTGGCCAACGGGCGGCTCGTCGAGCGCGTCCGGCAGCCCGACGGAAGGGTCCGGTGGACGTACGACTCCGAACAGCCGGTCGCGGCGCAGCTGGTGCAGGTGGCGATCGGGAAGTTCACGTTCGTCGAGAGCACCGGTCCGCACGGACTGCCCGTCCGGGACGTGGTTCCCGGTGACCTGGTCTCCGACACCGCGGCGTACCGCTCGCTCACGCCCGAACACCTGGCCTGGCTGGAGCAGCGGCTCGGCCCGTACCCCTTTCGCCGCTATGGCGTGCTGGTGGGGGACACGGACCTGCCGGTGGCGCTGGAGACACAGTCGCTGTCCCTCGTGCCGAAGGGTGACCTGCGGGGTGACCGGGTCGACGCCGAGCGCGACCTCGTGCATGAGCTGACCCATCAGTGGACCGGCGACAGCGTGGCCATTCGGCGGTGGTCCGACCTGTGGCTGAGCGAGGGGCACGCCCGTTTCTACGAGCGTGTCTACTCCGAGGCGCACGGCGGCGACAGCGTCGAGTCCGCGATGCGGGCGGCGTACGAGCAGCACGACCAGTGGCGTCACGACGACGGGGCGCCCGCCGAACCCCGCACCGAGGCGGCCCTGTTCAAGCAGGTGCGGTACGACGGCTCTGCGCTCGTGCTCTACGCCCTCCGGGAGAAGGTCGGCGAGAAGACGTTCGACAGGATCGAGCGGTCCTGGGTGACGAAGTACCAGGGCCGGGCCGCCGGTACCCAGGACTTCGTCGCGCTCGCGTCCGAGGTCGCGGGCGCGGACCTGAAGCCGTTCCTGACGCCGTGGCTGTACGGGGACCGCACCCCGTCCATGCCGGGACACCCCGACTGGCAGGTGGACCCGGTCCAGGACTGAGCCGTCGCCTCCCCCGTACGACGGGGCTCCCGCGCGCCCCGTACGACGGGACTCCCGCGCGGTACGGCGGGCTCGCGCCGACTCCCCGCCGGGGCGGACGTTCTGCCGCCGACCGGGTGGCCTCTGCCGGGTGGCTGGGCCACACCAGTGACGCTTGGCGCGACGGGGCGTGTCGGGCACGGAAACGTACGGGGGGTGATGCAGAGGGCAACTCCTTTGTCCTGATTGCGACGAGCATGATTGGAGACCCTTGCGATGAGAAAACGTGTCGCCCCCCGTGTCCCCAACTCCCCACGTGAGCACCGCCGTACAGTCCGCATGACCGCCTCCGCGGCGCTCCTGATGCCGCTGTTGGCCGGCCCGGCGGCATGCACCGGCGGGACGTCGGCCGACCGGCATCTTCAGAACGTCTTCACGGACGCCGCGGACGAGTATCACGTGCCGCGCAGTGTGCTCCTGGGCGTGTCGTACCTGCAGTCGAGATGGGACGCCCGGCCGGGCACCCCGAGTGTCGTCGGCGGCTATGGGCCGATGCATCTGGTGGACGCCCGCCAGGTCAGGGCCAAGGACAAGTCCCCGACACCGGCTCCGTCGGAGTCGCATCGCGGAGGTGCCCAGCCGCCCGTGGCCGCGGCGGGCCCCTCGGCCTCACCCGGGGCGGGTTCCCCGGGCGGCCGTTCCGCGCAGCCCGCGGACCTGCGCCGGGCCGCCGGCCTGATCGGAGCCCCGGTGGCGCGGCTGCGGACCGATGCCGAGGCCAACGTACGCGGAGGTGCGGCGCTCCTCGCGGAGACACAACGACAACTCGGCAAGCCGCTCAGCACCAACCCGGCGGACTGGTGGGAGGCGGTGGCACGCTTCCCGGGGACGGGCGACACCGCGTCGGCGGCGGAGTACGCGAACAACGTCTTCGCGGTGATCCGCAAGGGCGCGCACCGCACCACCGACTCCGGACAGCAGATCACCCTTCCCGCCAGCCCGAACGTGCGCCCCCGCACCCCTCATCTCCAGGCCGCACGGCGGCCAAAGGAGGTCGAGTGCCCCGCGGGGCTGACCTGCGACTGGCTGGCCGCGCCGTACGTCGAGTACGACGACAACGGCGACTACGGCAACCACGACCTGGCCGACCGGCCCAGGGACCAGAAGATCGAGTACATCGTCATCCACGACACGGAGGCGGATCTGCCGTCCATGCGTCAGACCGTGCAGGATCCGACGGAGGCGTCCTGGCACTACTCGATCCGCTCCAAGGACGGCCATGTCACCCAGCACATCAGGACCAAGGACGTGGCCTGGCACTCCGGGAACCAGTTCGTGAACGCACGTTCGATCGGCATCGAGCACGAGGGGTTCCTCAGGCAGCCCGACGCCTGGTACACGGAGCAGATGTACCAGGCCTCGGCGAAACTGGTGCGTTACCTGGCGAAGAAGTACGACATTCCGCTCGACCGGCAGCACATCTTCGGGCATGACAACGTGGCGTCGCCGACCACCTCCAGCATCCCCGACATGCATGACGACCCCGGCCCCTTCTGGGACTGGCGGCACTACTTCGACCTCCTCGGCGCACCCCTGCGTGCCACGGCCGGGCCCGACAGCGACCTGGTGACCGTGCTGCCGGACTTCGCCACCCACAAGCCGCTGTTCACGGGGTGCACCAAGAGCGGAGTGAAGTGCGCGCCGCACGGCTCCAGCGCCGTCCGCCTGCACACCGAGCCGAGCGAGCACGCGCCACTGATCCAGGACCCGGGCCGGCGCCCCGACGGCGAGGACTCCACCGTGGACGTCAACGACCTGGGATCGCGGGTCTCCGCCGGCCAGACCTACGCGGTCGCCGGACGCAGTGGCGACTGGACGGCGATCTGGTATCTGGGCCACAAGGCGTGGTTCAAGAACCCGAAGAACCATCCGACGGCCGTCGGCGCGAGCGGCCGGTTCGTGACACCGAAGGAGGGCTTGAGCGAGATCCCGGTGTTCGGGCGCGCCCTCCCGGAGGAGGAGGCATACCCGGAGGGAGTGGAGCAGCAGTCCGAGTCCCCGCTCCCGTACACCCTCCTCGCGGGCCAGCGGTACGTGGCGCAGTCCCGGCCCGTCGGTTCCTACATCGACAGATCGACCTTCAGCGACACACCGAGCCTGGTGGTGACGGGGCGCGAGGAGTACTACGAGATCCAGTTCGGCCACCGGATCGCCTATGTCCGCGCGAGCGACGTGGACCTGGTGCGGGTACCCGGCACGGAGAAGGCGCCGTCGGGACACGCGGCGCCCCCTGCCGGGCGGTAGCGGAGTCCCCGACCGAGCCGGAGGCGCCCACGCGACCGCGTGGGCGCCTCCGGCTCGGTCGTGCCGGGGGTTGCCGGCGGCAGTCCTCTTCGTGGACGCCCCTGTCCCCGTGCCCTCCCCTCGGCGCGTGTGAGCGGCTGAAGGCCAGGCCGGCGCGCCGCGCCTCTCCTCCACGTCCCCACAGCCCTCTGTCTCCCCACAGTTCTCCACGTCCCCACAACCCTCTGCCTCCCCACAGCTCTCCACGTCCCCACAACCCTCCGCCTCCCCACAGCTCTCCACGTCCGCGACTCCGTCGGCGGCGTCCACCCGCCCTCCCGGATCAGGTACACGTCACCCGTACGCAGTAAGGCGAATCCCCCGCGCAACTCGTCGCCGGGCCGTCGGGCGGGATGGTGGACGAGGAGTGAAAACGGGTGCCGAGCGCTCTGTGTGGCGGGCGTCGGGCGTCAGCAGCGAGAACCCCCTGACGCCGTCGAAGGACAGTGCCATACCGACACGATCCGGTTCGAGTGGCAGCCCCACGGGTGGGCGGATAAGACTGAGGCAACGGTCTTGTGACCGGACCTGTTTTGTGACCGGACAACAGATTCCGACCTCATGGCTTCCGGATTACTCGCTCCGGCCATCAAAAAGCGCGAGTGCAGGGCGTCGACCGTATTTCCAGGCGGCGTTCGAAAGTTCCTCAAGGAGCTCGTATGGAGGAGAAGTCCGTCGAAGTCCTGACGCCTGGTCCGGGTGAATCCGCACTCGACAAGCGTGGATACACCGGACCGAAGAGCGACATCGAGAGAGAGCTCGCCGAGGTGTTGGCCGGCGTCATCCACGTCGAACAAGTATCGGTCGAGAGTCACTTCTTCGACGACCTCGGCGCCAACTCATTGGTGATGGCCCAATTCTGTGCACGGGTCAGGAAGCGGCCGGATCTCCCGTCGGCGTCGATGAAGGACATCTACCGGCACCCGACGATCCGAAGCCTGGCGACGGGACTCGGGGACGCCGAACCGCTTCCCTCCGAGTCGTCGGATCCGGTGCCGGCCACGGTGGTGACCCGGGCCGGGACGGCGCGGTACGTCCTCTGCGGAACGCTTCAGTTCTTGTTCTTCCTGGGATATTCATTCCTCGCCGGAATTGTCGCCGACCGAGGCTATGGATGGGTGTCCGCCGGCTCGAACGCGATCGGCATCTACCTACGATCGCTCGTTTTCGGCTCCATCGGATTCGTCGCTCTGTGCACCTTCCCGATCGTGGCCAAATGGATTCTCGTCGGCCGGTGGAAACCGCGCGAGTTCCCGATCTGGGGACTGACATATCTGCGCTTCTGGACCGTCAAGGCGCTGATCCACGCCAACCCGATGATCTTCTTCATCGGAAATCCCCTGTATGTGCTGTACCTACGCGCCCTGGGCGCCCGGATCGGCAAGGGAGTCACGATCCTCTCCCGCCAGACTCCGGCCTGCCCCGACCTGCTCACGATCGGCGCCGGAACGGTGATCCGCAAGGACTCGTTCTTCCACTGCTACCGGGCGCACGCCGGCCGCATCCAGACCGGCCGGGTCACCCTGGGCCGGGACGTGTTCATCGGCGAGAAGACCGTGCTCGACATCGACACGTCGATGGGCGACGGGGCGCAGCTCGGCCACACGTCCACGCTGTACAGCGGCCAGGCGGTTCCGGACGGCCAACAGTGGCACGGATCCCCGGCACAGCCCACCGAGCACGACTACGTGAGGGTCGAGCCGACCGCGTGCGGCACACTGCGCCGGGCCGGCTTCGGTTTCGTCACCCTGCTTCAGGTGTTCTTCCTCTACGTGCCGCTGATGGTCGGGGGCGCGTACTTGCTGTTGGACCTGATTCCGGCGCTGCACGACCGGCTGGGCCCGGGTTCGGTGGGGTTCACCGCACCGAGTCTCTACGGCGACGCGCTGGTCCTGTCCTTCACGCTGTTCTTCGGC is a window of Streptomyces mirabilis DNA encoding:
- a CDS encoding ricin-type beta-trefoil lectin domain protein, encoding MVSPRSLRRCLLAALSAMLVATAAIGPARADTPSVGAAAVTFSDTFDGPAGAAVDSSKWQIETGDNVNNHERQYYTSGNKNAALDGQGHLVITARRENPANYQCWYGTCQYTSARLNTAGKFNAQYGHVEARMKIPRGQGMWPAFWMLGTPVNWPDSGEIDVMENVGYEPSTVHGTIHGPGYSGSGGIGAAYSLPGGQAFADAFHTFAVDWAPDSITWSVDGTVYQRRTPADLSGKAWVFNKPFFLILNLAVGGYWPGDPDSSTAFPQQLLVDSVSVTTGDTAAGVAIRGLAGKCVDVAAANSANGTPVQLYDCNGTAAQQWTVGSDGTIRALGKCLDVTGNGTADGSTVQLWDCAGGPNQKWAVSSANDIVNPQANKCLDVTGNNSANGTRLQIWTCSGGANQKWTVG
- a CDS encoding patatin-like phospholipase family protein, whose amino-acid sequence is MTDTALVLGGGGLTAYAWQVGMLAGLADAGLDLGGADVLAGTSAGSLLAVELAAGAAPADLYEVQVARKRAMMEVDFTFVMMVKYLWAALGSRDPATVVKRLGRLSLNVRDVTEADVFDAIRPQLPVRDWPERPVRLFAVDALTGEPAGFGADSGVDLVTAMSATCALPPLFPPIAIGAGRWMDGGVRSTTNADLAHDCRRVVVLAPIPTVPGATPSAFDQVASLEAGGTRAALLVPDRAARRAFGRNALDASRIPGAAQAGLRQAAEYAEEVRAIWHG
- a CDS encoding DUF6215 domain-containing protein gives rise to the protein MLGFLLRLLPFWVREPLLIAVGSVLGVRIMYLAVRDHDRVAAGLGVVFLVFTAIRVYAVIRALRARRNPSPTASADRAAVDAAAQPQPQAQAGTGPRPSPGTPEKEHNAWSQAVAAVAVFGALAAALWVAPRFMPSGDNAPQLASCSGGAHEELPKAYKDTPQPVTGEELCKALNRPDLAKLLGTPGETATTVSSTNNTAPLTDGKVAQPEAEVTFDTYTVNVSATYNELSTAQYVKLMKFGDEKDIKTLTVLGRPAVLSSDHTMKLEINLGSGGSGGPVEQGPLARTLSVALDRNDRGGYCDITVWSTSGALPNDSVLLNIAEKVLPRIPERPVR
- a CDS encoding CAP domain-containing protein; the encoded protein is MKNLFLLHRRAATVVAAVLLTGGTVLETGASATVSNVGPSDQHAIVSETNSVRQQAGQSPLTWDDSLAKAAQDWADDPASTAGGKLHHGPTSNAAENISSSPASSATGRWASEKAAYEADPNHDTDSPGYQKWGHYYNMINESYGKIGCGTRSGVPTGSITVCQYAP
- a CDS encoding M1 family metallopeptidase, which codes for MEIHDPRQPNQFRGLRRLRGLRGLRGLGTRHTRRAALLLALTGAIGIGGAVVLVGALPHGDHPSPAHPGTLATTTPSAGSPGAAPSPGAPGIGDPLLPLDGNGGYTVRRYTLAFDWRAPRTRFDASTTISASATQALSRFDLDFAGNTLHSVTVDDVPARAVRDGDELVVTPAKPIPQGGAFTVRVSYTADPTQRRHRGDAIGDYGWVPTSDGTVLYPQPDGAKMIFPANDHPSLRAPVTFLVTTPPGVSVVANGRLVERVRQPDGRVRWTYDSEQPVAAQLVQVAIGKFTFVESTGPHGLPVRDVVPGDLVSDTAAYRSLTPEHLAWLEQRLGPYPFRRYGVLVGDTDLPVALETQSLSLVPKGDLRGDRVDAERDLVHELTHQWTGDSVAIRRWSDLWLSEGHARFYERVYSEAHGGDSVESAMRAAYEQHDQWRHDDGAPAEPRTEAALFKQVRYDGSALVLYALREKVGEKTFDRIERSWVTKYQGRAAGTQDFVALASEVAGADLKPFLTPWLYGDRTPSMPGHPDWQVDPVQD